A segment of the Methanomassiliicoccales archaeon genome:
TGATCCGGGTGGAGGGGGGCAAGCTGGCGTACGCGCTTATCACCGAACCCGCGAGGATCGAGGAGAGCGCCCCACTGCACCCGCTCATGCCAGTGAACCTGGGGCAGGTCCTGAACCGCTTCACCATGATGGGGGCCTCGCCGGAGCCGGTCGCGGTCGTGATCCGCCCCTGCGAGCTGCGCGCCTTCGTAGAGACGGTGAAGCGCCGCCAGAGCCACCTCGGCAACCTGGTCTTCATCGGCTACACCTGCGGAGGGGTATTCACGCTTAAGTCCTCGCTGCCAGGCGACATCGACGAGCGCATGCCCGGCTATTGGGAGAAGGTGCGGGCCAACGACGTACACCCCGAACTGCGCACCACCTGCCAATCCTGCGTGGAGTTCGTGCCCTACACCGCCGACGTGACCCTGCGCGTCGTCGACGGCGGAGGAGGATTCGAGGCGCTCGCGAACAACGAACGCGGCAAGCGGCTGGTGGCCGGACTCGGATTCGAGGAGACCGAGGGTGTGTTGGACCAGCAGCGCATCGACGCGCTTCTCGACAAGCGGACGAAACGGCGCGAAGAGGTGTTCGCGTCGGAGGCTGCCAAGCCCGGGCTGGAGGGGCTGGTGGCGCAATTCGGGAAGTGCATCGGCTGCCACGCCTGCCGCCAGGCCTGCCCGATCTGCTACTGCAACCTGTGCACGTTCGAGTCGAACCTGTTCGAGAAGAAGCCATCCGACCACGAGCGCCAGCTGGCCGAGAAGGGTGGCACGAGGCTCCCTCCGGACACCATGTTCTTCCACATCGGGCGCATGATGCACATGGCGGTGAGCTGCGTCGCCTGCGGATCGTGTCAGGACGTGTGCCCGGTAAGCATTCCCGTGGCCGTCAACTTCAAGCGAGTGGGCGAGTCGCTGCAGAGGGCGTTCGACTACGATCCAGGGAAAAAACTTGAGCAGCCGGTGCCGGTTGTCACCTTCGAGCCGGAGGAGTTCGTGGACATCGAGGGGGCAAGGAAGAGATGAGCGACGAAGAGAAGCAGGTCAGGATCACCGCGTTCCTATGCAATTGGTGCGCGTACGCTGGCGCGGACCTGGCGGGGGTGAGCCGGCTGGAGATTCCGCCAACGGTGCGCAACATCCGCGTCATGTGCTCTGGCCGCGTGAACCCGTTATTCGTACTCAGGGCTTTCCTGAACGGAGCGGACGGCGTGCTGGTCGCCGGTTGCCACCCGGGCGACTGCCATTACCAGAGGGGGAACTACTACTCGAGACGCAGATTCGTCATGATCAAGGACATCTTCGGCACGCTCGGGCTGGGCGAAGAGCGGATCAAACTCTCCTGGATCTCTGCCTCTGAGGGCCTGAAGTATGCCGAGACGGTGCGCGAGTTGACAGATGCGCTGAAGAAGGAGGAGCCGAACCCGACGCGGAAGGAACTGTTCCTCTGAACGATGCTCGTTTCTGAGCGGGAAGACGCCCTCAGGCCTCCGGCACCTCGGACGTCTAGCATGGGTACCGCGCGAGCTTCCATGCACCCCTCCTCCAGGCGCGCAGGTGAAACCCACCGAATCGCACTACGTGCGTGTCAGGCAGGAAAGCGCTCTCGAAATGCTTCAGAGCGCTTGGGGGCTGCAGGAAGTCAATCCCCCGCTGATTGAAGTATCGAAAATGAAATCTGGCTAAGAAGGGGAGCGCGAAGGGGGGGATTTGAACCCCCGAGTCCTTTCGGACAATGGATGTTTGCCCCGCATATATGAGATAGCAATCCATCGCCTTGCCTGGCTGGGCCACCTCCGCTCCGGCCCCTGACAATACGGACATCGACTTAAAGGTTTTCTTATGGACGAGGTCCTCTGCCCTGGATCAGATGCCATCATTGGCCACAATCTCAAGCCTGATCCTATCTTCACTATCGCATGACCCTTGCGAGGGAGCGAAGAAACTAATGCCTTCCACGATGTCCGGTTGTGTCCGATGAATCGCACAAAAGTCCTGTTGTAGTGGCATTGCTGGCCTTGTGGCAGAAACCCTCAAATACCTCTAAGGAGTAGAGTGAGAGTGTGCGACATGCGATATGCATGGCGCAGTGGGTGGCATCCCGAAACGGTTATATATAGGACCGAAGTTAAGGGAGACTACCTCGGGCACAGGTCGCGTTTGGGTCCTGAGTGTGGCCGTATGGCCAACGATGATCGACCCGCATTCCAAACCTGTGTACAAAGATGGGGAATCGAGATCTCCGTTCCACGAACGTGTTCTCTCGGTTCCGACGCTCGATGATCAAGTACCGCAATATCAATAATCGTGGTACGTCGGTGAAACTTGGTGTACTGCCAATTTCGATAAATACATCCTTGAGGCAGTTTATAATTGTCTCAGGATCGATTCCGGTTGA
Coding sequences within it:
- a CDS encoding 4Fe-4S dicluster domain-containing protein, whose amino-acid sequence is MSYAIRSRETPEEGLKRLLRSLLESRRVSGVFALIRVEGGKLAYALITEPARIEESAPLHPLMPVNLGQVLNRFTMMGASPEPVAVVIRPCELRAFVETVKRRQSHLGNLVFIGYTCGGVFTLKSSLPGDIDERMPGYWEKVRANDVHPELRTTCQSCVEFVPYTADVTLRVVDGGGGFEALANNERGKRLVAGLGFEETEGVLDQQRIDALLDKRTKRREEVFASEAAKPGLEGLVAQFGKCIGCHACRQACPICYCNLCTFESNLFEKKPSDHERQLAEKGGTRLPPDTMFFHIGRMMHMAVSCVACGSCQDVCPVSIPVAVNFKRVGESLQRAFDYDPGKKLEQPVPVVTFEPEEFVDIEGARKR
- a CDS encoding hydrogenase iron-sulfur subunit; translated protein: MSDEEKQVRITAFLCNWCAYAGADLAGVSRLEIPPTVRNIRVMCSGRVNPLFVLRAFLNGADGVLVAGCHPGDCHYQRGNYYSRRRFVMIKDIFGTLGLGEERIKLSWISASEGLKYAETVRELTDALKKEEPNPTRKELFL